One Ignavibacteria bacterium genomic window carries:
- a CDS encoding folylpolyglutamate synthase/dihydrofolate synthase family protein: MKKFTSYNKCIDYLFSLERVGIKYDLKNINLILDKLGRPEKSFKAIHIAGTNGKGSVSAMTNSILIESGFKTGLYTSPHILDFRERILIDGKLISKKFIVDFTNKLIPLIQKIKPSFFEVTTALAFEYFRQKQVKFAVIETGLGGRLDSTNVLNPIIEIITSISIDHTNFLGSTIEKITKEKAGIIKKNSVCIIGNVSATSKKIIKQVCKKQNAKFIDSDKTKISNLTLPLIGAYQQNNLRTAVAALKEILKKEKLPHIKKNIKRGLKNIVSNSNFHGRFELINKNPKIIIDVSHNEQSLKNLSDNLKQVQYKNLYVIFGLMKDKQIAQCISQIKKLKAEKIILTKPEYKRAAEPEELAEFFNSTKNIITKPDLKESYNFIKTAFKKDDLLLITGSFFVVSDFLKTYKKQ, translated from the coding sequence TTGAAAAAATTTACTTCATATAACAAGTGCATAGATTATTTATTCTCACTCGAGCGGGTAGGAATAAAATATGATTTAAAAAATATCAATCTTATTTTAGACAAGCTCGGTCGTCCCGAAAAATCTTTTAAGGCAATTCATATTGCAGGAACAAACGGTAAAGGTAGCGTATCCGCGATGACAAACTCCATTTTAATCGAGAGTGGTTTTAAAACAGGTTTATATACATCACCGCATATTTTAGATTTCAGAGAAAGAATTTTAATTGATGGAAAACTCATTTCAAAAAAATTTATAGTTGATTTCACGAATAAACTTATTCCATTAATTCAAAAGATTAAACCGAGTTTTTTTGAAGTTACAACTGCTCTTGCATTCGAGTATTTTCGTCAAAAACAGGTCAAATTTGCAGTAATTGAGACAGGTTTAGGAGGTCGGCTCGACTCTACAAATGTCTTAAACCCTATTATAGAAATTATTACATCCATCTCCATTGACCACACAAATTTTCTCGGCAGCACAATCGAAAAAATCACAAAAGAAAAAGCCGGCATTATAAAAAAGAATTCTGTCTGCATTATCGGTAATGTTTCTGCAACCAGCAAAAAAATAATTAAACAAGTTTGCAAAAAACAAAATGCAAAGTTTATTGATTCAGATAAAACAAAAATTTCAAATTTAACTTTGCCGTTAATCGGCGCTTACCAACAAAATAATTTACGAACCGCCGTTGCTGCATTAAAAGAAATTTTGAAGAAGGAAAAACTTCCGCATATAAAAAAGAACATCAAACGCGGATTGAAAAATATTGTTTCGAACTCAAATTTTCACGGAAGATTTGAGTTAATAAATAAGAATCCGAAAATCATAATCGATGTTTCGCACAACGAACAAAGCTTAAAAAATCTTTCAGATAATTTAAAACAGGTTCAGTATAAAAATCTTTATGTGATTTTCGGTTTAATGAAAGACAAGCAAATTGCCCAATGCATTTCTCAGATTAAAAAGCTCAAAGCGGAAAAAATTATTTTAACTAAGCCGGAGTACAAACGCGCCGCAGAGCCGGAAGAGCTCGCAGAATTTTTTAATTCAACGAAAAACATTATCACAAAACCAGACTTAAAAGAATCATATAATTTCATAAAAACTGCATTTAAAAAAGATGATTTACTGCTTATCACAGGCTCATTTTTTGTTGTGTCAGATTTCTTAAAAACATATAAAAAACAGTAA